A region of Heliangelus exortis chromosome 4, bHelExo1.hap1, whole genome shotgun sequence DNA encodes the following proteins:
- the MAP9 gene encoding microtubule-associated protein 9, which produces MPLNQVAQARQEAPILTQTRLSSAVPSRLCVRLRTSSGTRGSAAAQRRDTRAQGSMSAGDPGAGTRGPAPAPPTPRPLSGLRCALPLPGDGRGRGGGAGAEGPPGGSARPQPEPVSMSAEGGGGDGGRRAVQDELEEAVAAHAARERTAEYSDDFESDEDGILSGTEEELNESNSCAGSTIKSIVVENPLSDDDTSQKIADLEDEAADDLTSSFHEKKQMLLDGEIAQGDRKEECLENQNEGDDRKNNQERPAAEEVPYDKSDQYNNLSIYESEKKANQEVDKPIPELQVPGTRNASASAQDQKISTSDLKLEDNSTKSSSAMEVMMSTVYEKRKKLEKSADDSLDEMVKKAEGQIVTDTIQEVSENEESKNTSEKPSETKESVLQSPRTFLPDRTLPSGDLKKKTKSVPSAAPVSSQYLGTLKVLEDKCVQKNTTEFEKADSLRAAVYQNWLEKKKVFLKELKRNEQKKAENLKSNTEKKDAVKREEAIASFEAWKKKKGREAKKLNEKKRLEELQRKKAAEQNEEKTEAAQKAFEKWKERKMEYLREKNRKEKQSERIRKKKEEELIAEKKRDSLSAVEKWNEKKEEFVKQKKEEKIRERKKQEMQQAEKEEKSKKALEEYEKWLEKKERREQLEKKKKKKLQAVHGDEGSSPWSPPGKVTYSMNY; this is translated from the exons atgCCTTTAAACCAGGTCGCTCAGGCGCGACAGGAGGCCCCGATTTTGACACAAACGCGCCTGTCCTCTGCTGTTCCCTCACGGCTGTGCGTGCGGCTACGGACAAGCAGCGGAACCCGCGGCTCTGCGGCGGCTCAGCGCCGTGACACCCGGGCTCAGGGCTCAATGAGCGCCGGTGACCCAGGAGCCGGCACCCGCGGCCCGGCCCcggctccccccaccccccgcccTTTATCCGGTCTGCGCTGCGCGCTGCCGTTGCCAGGCGacgggcggggccggggcggcggggccggggcggagGGGCCGCCGGGAGGGTCTGCCAGGCCGCAGCCGGAGCCCGTCTCCATGTCGGCGGAAGGCGGTGGCGGCGACGGCGGCCGCCGGGCGGTGCAG GATGAGCTAGAAGAAGCAGTTGCTGCTCATGCAGCAAGAGAGCGAACAGCTGAATATTCAGATGACTTTGAGAGTGATGAAGATGGCATATTAAGTG GTACAGAGGAAGAACTTAATGAAAGCAATTCATGTGCTGGAAGCACTATAAAATCCATCGTGGTTGAGAATCCTCTCTCAGATGATGATACTTCACAAAAAATAGCAGATTTGGAAGATGAAGCTGCTGATGACTTGACTTCATCATTTcatgaaaagaagcaaatgcTTTTAGATGGTGAAATAGCACAGGGTGACAGGAAAGAAGAATGTTTGGAAAATCAAAATGAGGGtgatgacagaaaaaacaatCAGGAGCGTCCAGCTGCTGAAGAAGTACCATATGATAAAAGTGACCAGTATAATAACTTGTCAATTTATGAAtctgagaaaaaagcaaatcaagAAGTAGACAAACCAATACCAGAGCTACAGGTGCCTGGAACAAGAAATGCTTCAGCATCAG ctCAAGATCAGAAGATTAGCACCAGTGACTTGAAACTGGAGGACAACAGTACAAAATCCTCATCTGCAATGGAAGTAATGATGAGTACAGTatatgagaaaagaaagaaattagagAAGTCAGCAGATGACAGTTTAGATGAAATGgtgaaaaaagcagaagggcAAATAGTAACTGACACAATACAGGAGGTATCAGAGAATGAGGAGTCAAAGAACACTTCAGAG AAACCAAGTGAAACAAAGGAGAGTGTTCTACAAAGCCCCAGAACTTTCTTACCTGACAG GACTCTGCCTTCTGGGGActtgaagaaaaagacaaaatctgTTCCATCAGCTGCACCTGTTTCATCTCAGTATCTGGGAACGTTAAAGGTGTTGGAGGATAAATGTGTGCAGAAGAACACTACAGAATTTGAGAAAGCAGATAGTTTACGAGCAGCTGTTTACCAG AActggttggaaaagaaaaaggtatttctAAAGGAATTAAAGAGAAATGAacagaagaaagctgaaaatttaAAGAGCAATACTGAAAAG AAAGATGCTGTTAAAAGAGAGGAAGCAATTGCATCTTTTGAagcctggaagaaaaagaaaggaagagaagcaaagaaGTTAAATGAAAAGAAGAGGCTTGAAGagcttcagagaaagaaagcagcagaacagaatgaggagaaaacagaagcagcacagaag gcatttgaaaaatggaaagaaagaaaaatggaatatttaagagagaaaaatagaaaggaaaaacagtctGAAAGaatcaggaagaagaaagaagaggaactCATtgcagagaagaagagagacaGCTTGTCAGCAGTAGAAAAATG gaatgaaaaaaaggaagaatttgtaaaacagaagaaagaagaaaaaatccgagagagaaaaaagcaagaaatgcaacaagcagagaaggaagaaaaaagtaaaaaggcTCTGGAGGAATACGAAAAATGGCTG